In the Methylomonas rhizoryzae genome, one interval contains:
- the gpmI gene encoding 2,3-bisphosphoglycerate-independent phosphoglycerate mutase → MKLEKSSRFTPAPGPVVTIVLDGVGISPREDGDAIKAARTPTLDRLMASYPMTSLRAHGTAVGMPSDEDMGNSEVGHNAIGAGRVFAQGAKLVAESIASGHLWQGHAWHEVVAAAKQGGSLHFIGLFSDGNVHSHIDHLKAMLERAKQEGVGKVRLHILLDGRDVGETSALDYVDPFEVYLSELRSADFDVAIASGGGRMSITMDRYEADWSMVKRGWDIHVRGEGRQFASAHEAVQTYRNELNVIDQDLPGFVIAQGGQPLGPIVDGDAVVFFNFRGDRAIEISRAFTEQEFSAFERGPLPNVTYAGMMQYDGDTKLPPRFLVEPPAIDRTLGEYLAKNGVSQYAISETQKYGHVTYFWNGNRTGKFDEALETYVEIPSDVVPFEQRPWMKCAEITDALIAAVRSGNYQYLRVNYANGDMVGHTGNFEAAVTAMQSLDIQLARLIPAILQAQGTAIITADHGNADEMYELDKKGNVIRNGEGRAKAKTSHTLNPVPFVLISGEENPGYKLRDDLAAVGLSNLAATVLNLLGYEAPTDYDASLIEAV, encoded by the coding sequence ACCGGCTAATGGCCAGCTACCCCATGACCAGCCTGCGCGCGCACGGTACGGCAGTCGGGATGCCCAGCGACGAAGACATGGGCAATAGCGAAGTCGGCCACAACGCCATCGGCGCCGGCCGGGTATTTGCCCAAGGCGCCAAATTGGTCGCCGAATCTATTGCCAGCGGCCACTTGTGGCAAGGCCACGCCTGGCACGAAGTCGTCGCGGCTGCCAAGCAAGGCGGCAGCTTGCACTTCATCGGCCTGTTTTCAGACGGCAACGTGCATTCTCACATCGACCACCTGAAAGCCATGCTGGAACGCGCCAAGCAAGAAGGCGTCGGTAAAGTGCGCTTGCACATTTTGCTGGACGGCCGCGACGTCGGCGAAACCTCGGCGCTGGATTACGTCGATCCGTTTGAAGTCTATCTAAGCGAATTGCGTAGCGCCGATTTCGACGTGGCTATCGCCTCCGGCGGCGGCCGTATGAGCATCACCATGGACCGCTACGAAGCCGATTGGAGCATGGTCAAACGCGGCTGGGACATCCACGTCCGCGGCGAAGGCCGGCAATTCGCCAGCGCGCACGAAGCGGTCCAAACCTACCGCAACGAATTGAACGTCATCGACCAAGACCTGCCCGGCTTCGTCATCGCCCAAGGCGGCCAGCCGCTAGGCCCCATCGTCGACGGCGATGCGGTGGTGTTTTTCAATTTCCGCGGCGACCGGGCTATCGAAATCTCCCGCGCCTTCACCGAACAGGAATTTTCCGCATTCGAGCGCGGCCCGCTGCCTAACGTGACCTACGCCGGCATGATGCAATACGACGGCGACACCAAACTGCCGCCGCGTTTTCTGGTGGAGCCACCGGCCATAGACCGCACCCTGGGCGAATATCTGGCCAAAAACGGCGTGTCGCAATACGCGATCAGCGAAACCCAAAAATACGGCCACGTCACCTATTTCTGGAACGGCAACCGCACCGGCAAATTCGACGAAGCGCTGGAAACCTATGTGGAAATCCCCAGCGACGTGGTACCGTTCGAGCAAAGGCCGTGGATGAAATGCGCGGAAATCACCGACGCCCTGATAGCCGCGGTGCGCAGCGGCAACTACCAATATCTACGGGTCAACTACGCCAACGGCGACATGGTCGGCCACACCGGCAACTTCGAAGCCGCCGTCACCGCGATGCAAAGCCTGGACATTCAGCTGGCTCGTCTAATCCCGGCGATCCTGCAAGCCCAAGGCACGGCGATCATTACCGCCGACCACGGCAACGCCGACGAAATGTACGAGCTGGACAAAAAAGGCAACGTCATCCGCAACGGCGAAGGCCGCGCCAAAGCCAAAACCTCGCATACCTTGAATCCGGTGCCCTTCGTGCTGATTTCCGGCGAGGAAAACCCCGGTTATAAACTGCGCGACGATTTGGCCGCCGTCGGTTTATCCAACCTGGCTGCCACCGTACTTAACTTGCTCGGTTACGAAGCCCCGACCGATTACGATGCGAGCTTGATCGAAGCGGTTTAA
- a CDS encoding aldose epimerase family protein → MAETQGVIPLRALRAGAVGELPSAFPSGVTISRSTYVLTFVESIERIENGPICGRETVDCWVLDNGVLRVKAIALGGNLVSIEKEGQEYIWQNQAGATYYGAGSNAFPLTRGLILHGGIRVAAVTAEHGLYYDSDWDVEFVADQAGSNIVLSIRDSAENRALLCDTLSRGQFSAPGSDLPMSKYPVTDALFVFEIGLRPGEDFVRLRAGLINSRDSEVTGEIWLPQTYPVNADGQVISHQHKRRCKDLWVYQGMVKDNFLAQDMRLDPDRDLPAYRGKNGFVLGCPPTPANWNDADLNKPLAWPTGSGGILYDYPRRDGDYHALSYGDGRGIAYLTLSDAGRPHYTKMWSWGNPALFNRQQALAQNPPLAAGRPKTEYYEPWGSAFNTGFFETGTFPPGESAWQAFILPIESGLDSGKSQQQLLEAVNQRVAPIVSQLG, encoded by the coding sequence ATGGCCGAAACACAAGGCGTTATTCCGTTACGAGCGTTGCGCGCGGGCGCTGTCGGCGAGCTGCCGTCCGCATTTCCCAGCGGGGTAACGATTAGCCGCAGCACTTATGTGTTGACCTTCGTCGAGTCCATCGAGCGCATAGAAAACGGGCCTATTTGCGGGCGGGAAACGGTCGATTGCTGGGTGTTGGACAACGGCGTGTTGCGGGTCAAGGCGATTGCGCTGGGCGGCAATTTGGTGTCCATCGAAAAAGAAGGCCAAGAATATATCTGGCAAAACCAAGCCGGGGCGACGTATTACGGCGCCGGTTCCAACGCGTTTCCGTTGACCCGCGGCTTGATTTTGCACGGCGGCATCCGGGTGGCGGCGGTGACTGCGGAGCACGGACTGTATTACGACAGCGATTGGGACGTGGAATTCGTGGCCGACCAAGCCGGTTCCAACATCGTGCTGAGTATTCGCGATTCGGCGGAGAACCGGGCGTTGCTGTGTGATACCTTGAGTCGCGGCCAGTTTTCGGCGCCGGGTTCCGATTTGCCGATGAGTAAGTATCCGGTGACCGATGCCTTATTCGTGTTCGAGATCGGCCTGCGTCCGGGCGAGGATTTCGTGCGTTTGCGCGCCGGTTTAATCAATAGCCGCGACAGCGAGGTGACCGGTGAGATTTGGCTGCCGCAGACCTATCCGGTCAACGCCGACGGGCAAGTGATTTCCCATCAGCACAAACGCCGCTGCAAGGATTTGTGGGTGTATCAGGGCATGGTGAAAGACAACTTTCTGGCGCAGGACATGCGTTTGGACCCGGATCGGGATTTACCGGCTTATCGCGGCAAAAACGGCTTCGTGTTGGGCTGTCCGCCGACGCCGGCCAATTGGAACGACGCCGATTTGAACAAGCCGCTGGCTTGGCCGACCGGGAGTGGCGGCATTTTGTACGACTATCCGCGCCGGGACGGCGATTACCATGCGTTGAGTTACGGCGACGGCAGAGGCATTGCCTACCTGACGCTATCCGATGCCGGTCGGCCGCACTACACCAAGATGTGGTCCTGGGGTAACCCCGCGTTGTTTAACCGGCAACAGGCTTTGGCGCAGAATCCGCCGTTGGCAGCCGGCCGGCCGAAAACCGAGTATTACGAACCGTGGGGTAGCGCATTCAATACCGGTTTTTTCGAAACCGGCACGTTCCCGCCAGGCGAAAGCGCGTGGCAGGCTTTTATCCTGCCTATCGAGTCCGGTTTGGACAGCGGCAAGAGCCAGCAGCAATTGCTGGAGGCAGTCAATCAACGGGTGGCGCCGATCGTTTCCCAGTTGGGCTAA
- a CDS encoding metal-dependent hydrolase, which translates to MSATAFLWSGVVGALAPDLDMFYFYLVDHRQHPHHSYVTHYPVVWLMLLLGSIIGFYLSTSKHIATYAAIFSLNGFAHMFFDTIVGDIRWTAPWGNKAFAFFTVPALYKPWWLNFLLHWSFAVELAIVVWAYYLWHKSRHLKQ; encoded by the coding sequence ATATCGGCAACCGCATTTCTCTGGTCCGGTGTCGTCGGAGCCTTGGCACCCGACCTCGACATGTTCTATTTTTACCTCGTCGACCACCGACAACACCCTCACCATAGCTACGTCACCCACTACCCGGTGGTTTGGCTTATGTTGCTACTCGGCTCTATTATCGGGTTTTACCTTTCTACCTCTAAACATATCGCCACCTATGCGGCGATATTTTCACTGAACGGCTTTGCACATATGTTTTTCGACACGATAGTAGGCGATATCCGCTGGACCGCGCCTTGGGGTAATAAAGCATTCGCTTTCTTCACGGTACCGGCGCTCTACAAGCCGTGGTGGCTCAATTTCCTGCTGCACTGGTCGTTTGCCGTAGAGCTTGCCATCGTTGTTTGGGCCTACTATCTTTGGCACAAGTCACGCCATCTCAAACAGTGA
- a CDS encoding transglutaminase family protein, with amino-acid sequence MQRLRIRHVTEYVFWAPVTLNSHRLLLRPREGHDVRIESSKLEISPTYSIKWYRDVFDNSVALIQFSQPTNRLRIVSEVVIQHYEDSALNISKTAYPLVNPRNYDPAELIDLAAYQQPIFKQEQPALQSWLREIGFEIGDLNMPYLQSMLNHVINSKFRYTVREEAGVQSPLLTLNLGSGSCRDYATLFIEACRCLGLASRFVSGYLHAPATEIGNASTHAWAEVYFPGSGWQGFDPTVGYMTGNSHIAVAVARNPEAVPPISGSYIGPRNHSPSMLVNVQVNLLAG; translated from the coding sequence GTGCAAAGACTGCGTATCCGGCATGTTACGGAATATGTATTTTGGGCCCCGGTCACGCTGAACAGTCACCGTCTGTTGCTTCGGCCGCGCGAGGGCCACGATGTGCGTATCGAATCTTCGAAATTGGAGATTAGTCCGACCTATTCCATCAAGTGGTATCGAGACGTGTTCGACAATTCCGTGGCTTTGATTCAATTTTCGCAGCCTACGAACAGGCTGCGAATTGTGAGCGAGGTTGTGATCCAACATTACGAAGACTCAGCGCTGAATATTAGCAAAACCGCTTATCCGCTGGTCAACCCGCGAAATTATGATCCGGCCGAGTTGATTGATCTTGCCGCCTACCAACAGCCTATTTTTAAACAAGAACAACCAGCCTTACAGAGTTGGTTGCGGGAAATCGGCTTCGAAATCGGCGATCTGAATATGCCGTATTTGCAGTCCATGCTCAATCACGTCATCAACAGTAAATTTCGCTACACCGTCCGAGAAGAGGCCGGGGTGCAATCGCCGCTGCTTACCCTCAATCTGGGAAGCGGGTCTTGTCGAGATTACGCCACCCTGTTTATCGAGGCTTGTCGCTGTCTGGGTCTGGCAAGCCGTTTCGTCAGCGGTTATCTGCACGCCCCCGCGACGGAAATAGGCAACGCTTCTACCCACGCTTGGGCGGAGGTGTATTTTCCCGGCTCAGGCTGGCAAGGTTTCGATCCGACTGTCGGTTACATGACCGGAAATAGCCACATCGCCGTCGCGGTGGCTCGTAATCCGGAAGCGGTACCGCCCATTTCGGGTAGCTACATCGGGCCCAGGAATCATTCCCCGAGTATGTTGGTGAATGTTCAAGTCAATTTATTGGCCGGTTAA
- a CDS encoding transglutaminase domain-containing protein — MRLRTRCDLCFEVDLPTPIILMLRPRSGWNQWIERESFVIEPGIQLFEYIDAYGNLCQRLIAPAGTLSIHTDADIRTSEQIDIAPGAPFAEIGSLPDSVLTYLLPSRYCESDRFIELARDIAAGMAPGYDQVDAVNRWLREHIRFNQDTAQLQLSAIEVNLAGQGVCRDLAHLGIALCRALCIPARMVVGYLYGLHPMDFHAWFEAYVGGRWYAFDPTQPTPRGGRVIVAYGHDAADVAIFTQFGLPLRPARLSVSVERLPNIQE, encoded by the coding sequence ATGCGGTTACGTACTCGTTGCGACCTTTGTTTTGAAGTCGATCTGCCCACGCCGATCATACTCATGCTGCGGCCACGCAGCGGCTGGAATCAATGGATTGAGAGAGAGTCCTTTGTCATTGAACCGGGCATCCAGCTGTTTGAGTATATCGATGCATACGGAAATTTATGTCAGCGTCTGATAGCTCCGGCGGGTACGCTCTCGATTCATACCGACGCGGATATTCGAACCTCCGAGCAAATCGACATCGCACCCGGCGCACCGTTTGCTGAAATTGGGTCGCTGCCCGATTCGGTATTGACTTATCTTTTGCCCTCGCGGTATTGCGAATCCGACCGCTTTATCGAGCTTGCGCGCGACATAGCGGCGGGAATGGCGCCCGGTTACGACCAGGTGGATGCGGTTAATCGGTGGTTGCGCGAGCACATTCGTTTCAATCAGGACACCGCTCAGCTGCAGCTATCGGCTATAGAGGTCAATCTGGCGGGACAGGGCGTTTGCCGCGACCTCGCGCATTTGGGGATCGCATTGTGCCGAGCGTTATGCATCCCGGCGCGCATGGTCGTGGGCTATTTGTACGGTTTGCACCCCATGGATTTTCATGCCTGGTTCGAGGCTTACGTCGGCGGGCGTTGGTATGCCTTCGATCCTACCCAGCCGACGCCGCGCGGGGGGCGAGTGATAGTCGCCTACGGCCATGATGCCGCCGACGTCGCCATTTTTACCCAATTCGGCTTACCGCTACGTCCTGCTCGCCTGTCCGTCAGCGTCGAACGCTTGCCGAATATTCAGGAATGA
- a CDS encoding thiopurine S-methyltransferase — protein sequence MTGRDNPLWLRCWQEENTGDFHQASVNRFLPRYWPSLDCAAGSRVFVPMCGKSLDMIWLAQQGHSVIGVELSPIAVRDFFRENQLQPTRRKLGRFTLWQGGKLGILCGDYFALTAAVLGPVNIVYDRAALTALPPDLRKRYVAHLFKIVSPGAQILLLTTEYAEANEPLSQIFGIDEEIDALYAADFDVKLTCMESVFESDPRLPEQMPTRAEDKVYRLSAKRGGKQG from the coding sequence ATGACCGGCCGCGACAATCCCTTGTGGTTGCGATGCTGGCAGGAGGAAAACACCGGCGATTTTCATCAAGCCAGCGTCAACCGTTTTCTCCCAAGGTATTGGCCTAGTCTGGACTGTGCGGCCGGCAGCCGGGTATTCGTACCGATGTGCGGAAAAAGTTTGGACATGATCTGGCTGGCACAGCAAGGACATTCGGTCATAGGGGTGGAGTTGAGCCCAATCGCTGTGCGGGATTTTTTTCGGGAAAACCAATTGCAGCCCACCCGCCGTAAACTCGGCCGATTCACCTTATGGCAGGGCGGCAAACTCGGTATATTGTGCGGCGATTATTTTGCCCTGACCGCTGCTGTTTTAGGTCCGGTGAACATCGTTTACGATCGCGCCGCCTTGACTGCGCTGCCGCCAGACTTGCGCAAACGTTATGTGGCGCATTTGTTCAAGATTGTCTCTCCCGGCGCTCAAATCTTGCTGTTGACCACAGAATATGCCGAGGCGAATGAACCCTTAAGCCAAATCTTCGGGATTGACGAAGAAATTGACGCCCTTTACGCGGCCGATTTCGATGTTAAATTGACCTGTATGGAAAGCGTTTTCGAATCCGACCCGCGCTTGCCTGAGCAAATGCCGACCCGTGCGGAAGACAAAGTGTACCGGCTATCGGCGAAGCGCGGCGGCAAACAAGGATAG
- a CDS encoding class I SAM-dependent methyltransferase → MPSYQVRYQTVTVAGNEYKIRSLLDLQQFSDPAGDAQRMGISSAGWPLFGQIWPSALVLARAMHDFDLDGKRILEIGAGLALSSLVIHRRAGDITVSDWHPLSSAFLNENLVLNRMTPLPYQTGNWAGDNPELGWFDLIIGSDVLYEPQHPGLLARFIDKHAAEDAQVIIVDPDRGNRVAFCREMSALGYQNSWRRADRRLENGDPYKGRFLIFNRPSAAVAA, encoded by the coding sequence ATGCCATCCTATCAAGTTAGATATCAGACCGTTACCGTAGCCGGTAACGAGTATAAAATCCGTTCGCTGCTTGATCTGCAGCAGTTTTCAGACCCTGCCGGAGACGCTCAGCGTATGGGCATTTCCTCAGCCGGATGGCCGCTGTTCGGGCAAATTTGGCCTTCGGCGCTAGTATTGGCTAGGGCCATGCACGACTTCGATTTGGATGGTAAGCGCATTCTGGAAATTGGTGCCGGACTGGCATTGTCCAGTTTGGTGATTCACCGCCGCGCCGGCGATATCACCGTCAGTGACTGGCATCCGTTGAGCAGTGCATTCTTAAACGAAAACCTGGTTTTGAATCGAATGACGCCTTTACCTTATCAAACCGGTAATTGGGCCGGCGATAACCCTGAGCTGGGCTGGTTTGATCTGATCATCGGCAGCGACGTGCTCTACGAACCGCAACACCCCGGTTTGTTGGCACGCTTTATCGACAAGCACGCCGCGGAGGACGCGCAAGTGATCATCGTGGACCCTGACCGCGGCAACCGGGTTGCCTTCTGCCGGGAAATGAGCGCGCTGGGTTATCAAAATAGCTGGCGCCGGGCGGATCGCCGGTTGGAAAACGGCGACCCCTACAAAGGTCGATTTCTGATCTTCAACCGGCCTTCGGCCGCGGTTGCCGCATGA
- a CDS encoding response regulator, whose amino-acid sequence MHDSKYLVSVLETVLDAIITIDDCGIIQTANAATERMFGYLAEEIVGQNVSMLMPEPYRSAHDGYLSNYLHSGEKKIIGIGREVQGKRKNGSVFPMSLAVTEMRFEEADHLHIEFVGIIRDLTVQHRQLNDLKLLHAGLEAADDAVVLTDAQGVIVWINSSFTRLTGYTEADALGNNVRILKSGVTPDAVYRKLWETIANGQEWRGEMVNRRKDGSLYPEDQSITPVRSEGTITHYVAIKRNATARKLAEQNAASVAMAAYEHLHGEILGTMSRSRDRRNLLQETLTILGNSGKYPTSALYLFDDWHGTLQCQASYCAPDDLAQEINPGEGLVGQAFNERRMLTIESADQMPLRIETGLLVINPVAVLACPISYQERCLGVLVLAAANQVSASDREFNQRIATELGAALQNLRQYEELKAMAEQLKLRTQEITHKNAELEHTNQLKREFLANMSHELRTPLNAVIGFSEVLRDELLGPLNPKQHDYVGEILDSASHLLSLINDILDLSKIEEGRMELALEPVNVEEALRNCMSIVKEKANARSIKLNLEFAGEIGIVRADGRKLRQIVYNLLSNAVKFTPENGQVQLAARLDEHKLRIDVSDTGIGIAEKDQARLFRPFEQLDGGLARKQEGTGLGLAMVKRLAELHGGTVSVNSQLGVGSCFSVCLPVHPVTDAGEKPAGEADSAVVVSAVAQALPPATCILLIEAQDGVADIITAELTAAGHHVLRATTGRQGLSLAAELLPSLVILNIRLPDIDGWEVLKLMRHQPELRAIPVISVAAEADKGVHLGAIDVLEKPLRREWLLEAVVRALPKNDLHTKPYILVVDDDQRALDFIGTRLTQAGFRVTTVNGGRAAIESAKSSPPDLMIVDLMMPEISGFEVIAALRQEPATASIPIIVLTAMQLGDQERRNLERSQVIWMEKSSFNLADFMRLVEQSMVQPLRKTRLAHDTGGYQAKLLVVEDNLQHAELLRIYLEDAGYQVRIANNGRLALEDLASSEPDLIVLDLLMPEMDGYAFLDAKAARPQWQHIPVIVVSAIANPQANSPVLAADAVLRKPIGRAELLETVSRFAPNRQQHHKPRLLIIDDDPKAVKIITSFLSGGEFELVTAFSGSEGLALAKSEKPDIVLLDLIMPDLTGFEVLASLKEDSATNRIPVLIISARRLSAQEHIELQDKVTAIAEKGRLSNHYLHDLIKRALYGDRP is encoded by the coding sequence ATGCACGACAGCAAATATCTGGTATCGGTACTGGAAACGGTATTGGATGCGATCATCACGATAGACGATTGCGGCATCATACAAACCGCGAACGCCGCCACCGAACGCATGTTCGGTTATTTAGCCGAAGAAATCGTCGGCCAAAACGTCAGCATGCTGATGCCGGAACCCTATCGTTCGGCGCACGACGGCTATCTTTCCAACTATTTGCATAGCGGCGAGAAAAAGATCATCGGCATAGGCCGGGAAGTGCAGGGTAAACGCAAAAATGGCAGCGTCTTTCCCATGTCCTTGGCAGTAACGGAAATGCGCTTCGAAGAAGCCGATCACCTGCATATCGAATTTGTCGGCATCATTCGCGATCTCACCGTACAACATCGGCAACTGAACGATCTAAAGCTATTGCACGCCGGCCTGGAAGCCGCGGACGACGCGGTAGTGCTGACCGATGCGCAAGGCGTGATCGTCTGGATCAATTCCTCTTTCACCCGTCTGACCGGCTATACGGAAGCCGACGCGCTCGGCAACAACGTGCGCATCCTCAAATCCGGCGTAACCCCGGACGCCGTGTACCGCAAACTGTGGGAAACCATCGCCAACGGCCAGGAATGGCGCGGCGAAATGGTCAACCGCCGCAAGGACGGCAGTCTCTATCCGGAAGATCAAAGCATCACTCCGGTACGCAGCGAAGGCACGATTACCCATTACGTTGCGATCAAGCGCAACGCCACCGCACGCAAACTGGCGGAACAAAACGCCGCCTCGGTGGCCATGGCGGCCTATGAACATCTGCACGGCGAAATCCTCGGCACCATGAGCCGCAGCCGGGACCGGCGCAATTTGCTGCAAGAAACCTTGACCATACTCGGCAACTCCGGCAAGTACCCGACTTCGGCCTTGTATTTGTTCGACGACTGGCACGGTACCCTGCAATGCCAGGCTAGCTACTGCGCACCGGACGATTTGGCCCAGGAGATCAACCCCGGCGAAGGCCTGGTCGGCCAAGCGTTTAACGAGCGACGCATGTTGACCATAGAATCCGCCGATCAAATGCCGCTACGCATAGAAACCGGCTTGTTGGTGATCAACCCTGTCGCCGTACTGGCCTGTCCTATCAGCTATCAAGAACGCTGCCTGGGCGTACTGGTATTGGCCGCAGCCAATCAGGTGTCGGCTTCCGACCGGGAATTCAACCAACGCATCGCCACCGAACTCGGCGCAGCCTTACAAAACTTGCGCCAATACGAAGAGTTGAAAGCCATGGCCGAGCAGCTGAAGCTGCGTACCCAGGAAATCACACACAAGAACGCCGAGCTGGAACATACCAATCAACTGAAGCGCGAATTTCTGGCCAATATGTCGCACGAATTGCGCACGCCGCTGAATGCGGTAATCGGTTTTTCGGAAGTACTGCGCGACGAACTGCTGGGCCCGTTGAATCCCAAGCAACACGACTACGTTGGCGAAATTCTGGACAGCGCCAGCCATCTTCTATCGTTGATCAACGATATTCTGGATTTGTCGAAGATCGAAGAAGGCCGCATGGAATTGGCGCTCGAACCGGTCAACGTAGAAGAAGCCTTGCGTAACTGCATGTCCATCGTCAAGGAAAAGGCCAACGCCCGTTCGATCAAATTGAATCTGGAATTTGCCGGCGAGATCGGCATCGTCCGGGCGGACGGGCGCAAATTGCGGCAAATCGTTTACAACCTGCTATCCAACGCAGTCAAATTCACGCCGGAAAACGGCCAAGTACAACTGGCGGCCAGACTCGACGAACACAAACTGCGCATAGACGTTTCCGACACCGGCATCGGTATTGCGGAAAAAGACCAAGCCCGGCTGTTTCGGCCGTTCGAACAATTGGACGGCGGCCTGGCGAGAAAACAAGAAGGCACCGGCTTGGGCTTGGCCATGGTCAAACGCTTGGCCGAACTGCACGGCGGCACGGTATCGGTCAACAGCCAATTGGGTGTGGGCAGTTGTTTCAGCGTGTGCTTACCCGTTCACCCGGTAACGGACGCCGGCGAAAAACCGGCCGGCGAAGCGGATTCCGCAGTCGTCGTATCCGCCGTAGCTCAGGCCTTGCCGCCGGCAACCTGTATCTTGCTGATAGAAGCGCAAGACGGGGTCGCCGACATCATTACCGCCGAACTGACGGCGGCCGGCCATCACGTCCTGCGCGCCACCACCGGCCGGCAAGGCTTGAGCCTTGCGGCGGAATTGCTGCCTTCCTTAGTCATTCTGAATATCCGCCTGCCCGACATCGACGGTTGGGAGGTGTTGAAACTGATGCGCCACCAACCGGAACTTAGGGCTATCCCGGTAATTTCGGTCGCGGCCGAAGCCGATAAAGGCGTGCACTTGGGCGCCATCGACGTGCTGGAAAAACCCTTGCGCCGGGAATGGCTGTTGGAAGCGGTCGTCAGGGCCCTGCCCAAAAACGATCTACATACCAAGCCCTACATATTGGTGGTCGACGACGATCAGCGGGCGCTGGATTTTATCGGCACGCGTTTAACCCAGGCCGGTTTCCGCGTCACCACGGTCAACGGCGGCCGCGCCGCCATCGAATCGGCCAAATCGTCCCCGCCGGATTTAATGATCGTCGACCTGATGATGCCGGAAATCAGCGGCTTCGAAGTCATAGCCGCCTTGCGTCAGGAGCCGGCCACCGCATCGATACCGATCATCGTGCTGACCGCTATGCAACTGGGCGATCAGGAACGCCGTAATCTGGAACGCAGCCAAGTGATTTGGATGGAAAAAAGTTCGTTCAATTTGGCCGACTTCATGCGTTTGGTCGAACAATCCATGGTGCAGCCGCTACGTAAAACCCGGCTTGCGCACGATACGGGCGGCTATCAGGCCAAACTGCTGGTCGTCGAGGACAATCTGCAGCACGCGGAGCTACTGCGCATTTATCTGGAAGACGCCGGTTACCAAGTCAGAATCGCCAACAACGGCCGGCTGGCGCTCGAAGATCTGGCTTCCAGCGAACCGGACCTGATCGTCCTGGATTTATTGATGCCGGAAATGGACGGTTACGCGTTCCTGGACGCCAAAGCAGCCCGGCCGCAATGGCAACACATTCCGGTCATCGTGGTTTCGGCGATAGCCAACCCGCAAGCAAACTCGCCGGTACTGGCCGCCGACGCGGTCCTGCGCAAGCCCATCGGCCGCGCCGAATTGCTGGAAACCGTCTCGCGCTTCGCCCCCAACCGGCAACAGCATCACAAACCCCGGCTGCTGATCATCGACGACGACCCGAAAGCGGTCAAAATCATCACCAGCTTTCTGAGCGGCGGCGAATTCGAACTGGTCACGGCATTCAGCGGCAGCGAAGGCCTAGCCCTGGCGAAAAGCGAAAAGCCGGACATAGTGCTATTGGATCTGATCATGCCTGATCTAACCGGCTTCGAAGTATTGGCGTCGCTAAAAGAAGACAGCGCTACCAACCGCATTCCGGTATTGATTATTTCGGCCAGACGCCTGAGCGCCCAAGAACACATAGAGTTGCAAGACAAGGTAACCGCTATCGCCGAAAAAGGCCGCTTATCCAATCATTATCTACACGACTTGATCAAACGTGCTTTATATGGAGACCGTCCATGA
- a CDS encoding response regulator, with the protein MSSIAVIEDHAPSRKLLTDVLETAGYRVLSAENAETGIAMIREAEPDLILMDIQMPGMDGLTAIRLLKADFRTAKIPIIAVSALAMEGDRERILASGCEDYTSKPIRYKELLGQIQRMLQPT; encoded by the coding sequence ATGAGCAGCATTGCCGTGATCGAAGACCACGCTCCGAGCCGCAAGCTGCTCACCGACGTGTTGGAAACGGCCGGATACCGGGTATTAAGCGCCGAAAATGCCGAAACCGGCATTGCGATGATACGGGAAGCCGAACCGGATTTGATCTTGATGGACATCCAAATGCCGGGTATGGACGGCTTAACCGCGATTCGCTTGTTAAAAGCGGATTTTCGCACCGCTAAAATCCCTATCATCGCGGTCAGCGCCCTGGCCATGGAAGGAGACCGCGAACGCATCTTGGCGTCCGGCTGCGAAGACTACACCAGCAAACCGATACGCTACAAAGAATTGCTCGGCCAAATTCAACGCATGTTGCAGCCGACATGA